The following proteins are encoded in a genomic region of Tenacibaculum sp. 190524A05c:
- a CDS encoding DUF2064 domain-containing protein — protein MHNKNIHTAILLFANSPEEELKQKNISGSKNLYEYFNEETLLKAKQTGLDVVLFSDVNQFGKNFGERFSNAIASVFKQGYDAVITIGNDTPDLKTQHLLSAKENLQNQILTLGPSMDGGSYLITLSKSTFNTEEFQKLPWQSNHLFTALEQYLTSKKHTTKHIEVLKDVDETKDLYYFINRFTNTSLILKHLILSILSFPKEFVVKIFKTYISTYSSDTFNKGSPSIVIS, from the coding sequence GAATTGAAACAAAAGAACATATCAGGTTCTAAAAACCTGTATGAATATTTCAATGAAGAAACACTATTAAAAGCTAAACAAACAGGTTTAGATGTTGTGCTTTTCTCAGATGTAAATCAGTTTGGAAAAAACTTTGGCGAACGCTTTAGTAATGCCATAGCATCGGTTTTTAAGCAAGGTTATGATGCTGTAATTACTATTGGAAACGACACTCCTGATTTAAAAACCCAACATTTACTTTCTGCCAAAGAGAATCTTCAGAATCAAATTCTCACTTTGGGACCTTCCATGGATGGTGGATCTTATTTGATTACACTTTCAAAAAGTACTTTCAATACAGAAGAATTTCAAAAGTTACCTTGGCAAAGTAATCACCTTTTTACTGCTTTAGAACAGTATTTAACATCAAAAAAGCATACTACGAAGCATATTGAAGTTTTAAAGGATGTTGATGAAACAAAAGATTTATATTATTTCATCAATAGATTCACAAATACCAGTCTGATTCTAAAACATCTTATACTTTCAATCCTTTCTTTTCCTAAAGAGTTTGTAGTAAAAATTTTCAAAACCTACATTTCAACATATTCTTCTGATACCTTTAACAAAGGTTCTCCTTCAATTGTGATTTCATAA